A genomic region of Anas acuta chromosome 1, bAnaAcu1.1, whole genome shotgun sequence contains the following coding sequences:
- the LOC137863495 gene encoding cell surface glycoprotein CD200 receptor 1-A-like translates to MKKGADMKIAGKAACIFVLLTITKLTRITGNRMAAQVGHSAVMACPHRTGATMVTWKISPKIGGPCTLVFRADQNRVGRTNCSDNVKREFKPERFYALEIQQVGMADEGNYSCELVNQEGNFNQMYQLTVLVPPRLSLYCDNHSIPVCEAAAGIPAAEILWVPENSSTTEIDSHDNGTVTVLSRFTAHSTNRKTVTCKVYHATLNETMSTDCSSPQSDLILYITIALGFLIIITFMAVIYYFKLHGCRLCHKTKPPDTSLTHSLEDDTTEVEPYTTYVQKENTIYNSVSDLTGGQNLP, encoded by the exons GAAACAGAATGGCAGCACAAGTGGGTCACAGCGCTGTGATGGCCTGCCCTCACAGAACAGGAGCAACTATGGTGACGTGGAAAATAAGCCCCAAGATAGGAGGCCCTTGCACCTTGGTATTCAGGGCTGATCAGAACAGGGTGGGCAGAACAAACTGCAGTGACAACGTGAAAAGGGAATTCAAACCAGAACGGTTTTATGCCCTTGAGATACAGCAAGTGGGAATGGCTGATGAAGGAAATTACAGCTGTGAACTGGTAAATCAGGAAGGGAATTTCAACCAGATGTACCAGCTGACTGTGCTAG TGCCCCCAAGGCTGTCCCTGTACTGTGACAACCACAGCATCCCTGTGTGCGAGGCAGCGGCGGGGATACCGGCTGCTGAGATCTTGTGGGTCCCAGAGAACAGCTCCACGACTGAAATAGACAGCCACGACAACGGGACAGTGACCGTGCTCAGCAGGttcacagcacacagcaccaaCAGGAAGACTGTAACCTGCAAGGTGTACCACGCAACTCTGAATGAGACCATGTCCACAGACTGTTCCTCAC CACAGAGTGACCTTATCCTGTATATAACCATCGCTCTTGGTTTCCTGATCATTATCACCTTCATGGCTGTCATTTACTATTTTAAGCTCCACGGTTGCAG acTCTGTCACAAAACCAAACCTCCCGATACTTCTCTTACACATTCCTTAGAG gATGACACAACAGAGGTGGAACCTTATACTACTTACgtgcagaaggaaaacacaatttACAACTCTGTGTCAGATCTGACAGGGGGGCAGAATCTTCCATAA